Below is a window of Janthinobacterium lividum DNA.
CGATGCTCACTGTGCATTCGCACAGTTCCGCTTCTCGGGCCAACGGGGGCGCCGAGCCTCACTGCCGCTCGCTACGGTTTTGTCAGGCGTCAAAGTCATTGTCAGCAATTTTCGGCGCTGCTACAGTGGTGCTGCGCGAGCAATGCAGGCGCCCCAGGCGGGCGCCCAGACAGATAAAAACAAGATACCGAGGATGCATTACATGAAAAAGACACTGCAACTGGCGCTGCTGTTCCTGGCGACTTTGGGCCTCGTGCGCGGCGCGGCCGCCGAGACCCGCTTGCTGGAAATGCGCACCATCGATGCCCGCGTGGTGCGCGTCAAGCTCGATGGCGTAATGGAAGTGCGCATTCGCCAGGGCAACGTGCCTTCGCTGAGCATCACGGCCGACAAGCGCTACATCGCCGATGTCAGCACGGCGCAAAGCGGCGACACCCTGCACATCGAAACGGAAGTGCGCGGCTTCAAGATCGGCCCGTCGTCGATCCGTGCCGACCTGGTTTTGCCGAACTTGCGCGAATTGAGCTCGGAAGGTTTTGGCAGTACGGACATTACGGGTTTCACGGGCGAGGAGCTGACCCTGTCGCTGGAAGGGGCGGGCAGCATCAAGCTGGTGGGCGACTACCGCAAGCTCAATGCCAGCCTGGGCGGCGTGGGCAGCATGCAGATATGGATAGGCAATAATGAGCGGGCCGAGTTGGACTTGCAGGGCGCCGGTTCCGTGGTGCTGGGCGGGCGCGGGCGTATCCTGAAAGCCAGCCTGGGCGGTCTGGGCAGCCTGAATGCGCAGCAATTCGAAGCCGATGCCGTCAATCTGGAACTGAGCGGCCTGGGCAACGCCACGGTGAATGCGCATACGAATGCCAAGCTGAACTTGAGCGGCCTCGGTTCGGTGGTGGTGTACGGCAAGCCGGCCAACCGCGATGTCAGTGTCGAGGGCCTGGGCAAAGTTAGCTGGAAATAAAAGCATCCTGCCGCAGGCCTTTGGCAGGACAAGAATAAGTAGTCAGACCACATCCCATTCCGATGAAAAAACTGATCATTACATTACTCATGCTGTTGACGATACAGCTACCCGCGCGGGCTGGCTTCGCCGAAGGCGCCAGTGCCTACAACAACAAGAATTACACGCTAGCCTACAAGGAAATATTGCCACTGGCCAAGACTGGCAACGCCGATGCCCAGCATTTGCTGGGCTTGATGTATTACATGGGACGGGGCTTGCCGCAGGATTACAAGCAAGCCATGTTCTGGCACCGCAAGGCGGCCGAGCAGGGCAAGGCCGATGCCCAGTACGTGGTGGGCGCCATGTATTACACGGGCAACGCTGTGCTGCAAGACCACAAGCAGGCCGTAGGCTGGTTTCGCAAGGCGGCCGAGCAGAACCATGCCGAGGCGCAGCAGGTGCTGGGCCTGATGTACCGCTACCACATGGGTGGCGTGCAGCAGGACAACGTCATCGCCTACATGTTGTGGAATCTGGCAGCGGCGAATGGCAACGCGAATGCGGCCGATCAGCGCGCCGCCGTGGTGCGCAAGATGACGCATGAGCAAGTCGAGGAAGGGCAGGCCCTGTCGGCGAAATGGAAGCCGGGCACGCCCTTGCCGCGCCAGTCGAAGACGGACGCCGGTTAAGAGGAGAGGGCGGCCTCAAGAGGGGGGGCTGCAAGGGCAAGCGGCTTGGCGTACAATCGCCGTTTTCCCTTGAAAGAGTCCCGCCATGCGTGCAGTTGCCATCAGCCAGCCAGGTCCCGCCGACGTTTTGCAGATTGCGCAACGTCCCATGCCGCAATATAAGGTGGGCGAACTGCTGATCAAGGTGCACGCGGCAGGCATCAACCGCCCCGACGTGCTGCAGCGCCTGGGTAAATATGCGCCGCCAGCCGGCGCATCCGATTTGCCCGGCCTGGAGGTGGCGGGCGAAGTCGTCGATGGCGATTTCAGCAACACTGAATTCAGGAAGGGCGACCTGGTCTGCGCGCTGGTGCAAGGCGGCGGCTATGCCGAATACTGCGCCGCGCCTGCCGGCCAGTGCCTGCCCTTGCCGAAGGGCTTGACGGCGCTGGAAGGCGCGTCCCTGCCGGAAAACTTCTTTACCGTCTGGAGCAATGTGTTTGACCGTTGCGCGCTGGCCGATGGCGAAACCTTATTGGTGCAGGGCGGCACCTCCGGCATCGGCGTGACGGCCATTCAATTGGCGGCTGCGCTCGGTCACCGCGTGTTCGCCACGGCCGGCAGCGACGAGAAGGCGCGCGCCTGCGAGGCGCTGGGCGCCGAACGGGGCATCAACTACCGCACGGAAGATTTCGTTGCCGTCGTCAAGGAATTGACCGCTGGCAAGGGTGTCGACGTCATCCTCGACATGGTGGGCGGCGACTACCTGCCGCGCGAAATCGATTGCCTGGCTGACGATGGCCGCATCGGCCTGATCGCCGTCCAGGGCGGCACCAAGGCCACGCTGGACCTGGGTCAAGTGCTGCGCCGCCGCCTGAGCGTCAGTGGCTCGACCCTGCGCCCCCGTCCCGTCGCCTTCAAGGCGGCCATTGCGCACCACCTGCGGACGACTGTCTGGCCGCTGATCGAAGCGGGCAAGATCAAGCCCGTGATCTATCAAACTTTCCCGTTGGAAAAAGCCAACGAGGCGCATGCCTTGATGGAAACGAGCACGCACGTGGGCAAGATCATGTTGCAAGTTGCCTGAAACGGGGCACTGCCTGTTTGACCGGCATCGGTGCCGGAGTTAGAATGATGGGTTATTAGAATTTAGGCTACTATGCGTCGCAAACTCGTCGTCGGAAATTGGAAAATGAACGGCAGTCGCACCTCGAACGCGGTGTTATTGTCTGAAATAGTGGCTGGCCTGGCTGCCTCTGGCGCCGCCAGCGCCGTCTGTGTGCCTGCGCCGTACCTGGCGCAGTGCCAGGCGCAATTGGCAGGCACGGCTCTCGGCTGGGGTGCGCAGGATGTTTCCGCGCACGCCAGCGGCGCCTACACGGGAGAAATCTCGACCGCCATGCTGCAGGATTTTGGCTGCAGCTATGTGGTGAT
It encodes the following:
- a CDS encoding tetratricopeptide repeat protein, which produces MKKLIITLLMLLTIQLPARAGFAEGASAYNNKNYTLAYKEILPLAKTGNADAQHLLGLMYYMGRGLPQDYKQAMFWHRKAAEQGKADAQYVVGAMYYTGNAVLQDHKQAVGWFRKAAEQNHAEAQQVLGLMYRYHMGGVQQDNVIAYMLWNLAAANGNANAADQRAAVVRKMTHEQVEEGQALSAKWKPGTPLPRQSKTDAG
- a CDS encoding NAD(P)H-quinone oxidoreductase; the encoded protein is MRAVAISQPGPADVLQIAQRPMPQYKVGELLIKVHAAGINRPDVLQRLGKYAPPAGASDLPGLEVAGEVVDGDFSNTEFRKGDLVCALVQGGGYAEYCAAPAGQCLPLPKGLTALEGASLPENFFTVWSNVFDRCALADGETLLVQGGTSGIGVTAIQLAAALGHRVFATAGSDEKARACEALGAERGINYRTEDFVAVVKELTAGKGVDVILDMVGGDYLPREIDCLADDGRIGLIAVQGGTKATLDLGQVLRRRLSVSGSTLRPRPVAFKAAIAHHLRTTVWPLIEAGKIKPVIYQTFPLEKANEAHALMETSTHVGKIMLQVA
- a CDS encoding DUF2807 domain-containing protein; protein product: MKKTLQLALLFLATLGLVRGAAAETRLLEMRTIDARVVRVKLDGVMEVRIRQGNVPSLSITADKRYIADVSTAQSGDTLHIETEVRGFKIGPSSIRADLVLPNLRELSSEGFGSTDITGFTGEELTLSLEGAGSIKLVGDYRKLNASLGGVGSMQIWIGNNERAELDLQGAGSVVLGGRGRILKASLGGLGSLNAQQFEADAVNLELSGLGNATVNAHTNAKLNLSGLGSVVVYGKPANRDVSVEGLGKVSWK